In Pseudofrankia saprophytica, one genomic interval encodes:
- a CDS encoding GNAT family N-acetyltransferase has translation MNAPGWPARLVDGPIEVRPLRVRDGPTWVDMRRRNGDWLAPWEATPPSVTSFRLSWAQRQTLNIYSQMLRRLRQQARAGIALPFATFYGGALVGQVTVSTIVRGAFNSGHVGYWVDQGHAGRGITPTALALVVDHCFGPVGLHRIEANVRPENVASRRVLEKLGFREEGMHRRYLAIDGFYRDHVGYALTTEDVPEGLLSRWHALRSARP, from the coding sequence CTGGCCCGCGCGGCTGGTCGACGGCCCGATCGAGGTGCGCCCGCTGCGGGTCCGCGACGGACCGACCTGGGTCGACATGCGCCGGCGCAACGGCGACTGGCTGGCGCCCTGGGAGGCGACCCCGCCGAGCGTGACGTCCTTCCGGCTCAGCTGGGCGCAGCGCCAGACGCTCAACATCTACAGCCAGATGCTGCGCCGGCTGCGCCAGCAGGCCAGGGCGGGCATCGCTCTGCCGTTCGCGACCTTCTACGGCGGGGCGCTGGTGGGTCAGGTCACGGTGTCGACGATCGTGCGCGGGGCGTTCAACAGCGGGCACGTCGGCTACTGGGTCGACCAGGGGCACGCCGGGCGCGGCATCACGCCGACGGCGCTCGCTCTCGTCGTCGACCACTGTTTCGGGCCCGTCGGACTGCACCGCATAGAGGCGAACGTGCGACCGGAGAACGTGGCGAGCCGTCGCGTGCTGGAGAAGCTGGGATTCCGCGAGGAAGGTATGCACCGGCGCTACCTGGCCATCGACGGCTTCTACCGCGACCACGTCGGTTACGCGCTCACCACGGAGGACGTGCCCGAAGGGCTGCTCAGCCGGTGGCACGCGCTTCGTTCCGCCCGACCCTGA
- the glpR gene encoding gephyrin-like molybdotransferase receptor GlpR has translation MSALIWLAIVGVWGFVLIPMWLRHHDGALEQRSADRFSTAMRVLSRRGGRAQPAPATVRGVIDVDVDVDVHVDVDDLDRVDRVDRVDLSGQPETEGVDEAADADDEMIGTAPESAPVSRLSGPRLDTGPAAQARSARLAATSGTASGSGRLTGQGRHPGGQATPPRAGTPAADGVALGDGEPDETAHTVAVGPTRPVPPARIADPRRRALLRLRRQRLLVLLAAVPITIGLAAGLAGMWIVVQLLVDVGLTVYLAHLRRSTRAERRLAASRAARDRRIATERAARRASRQTGAPPVSAGRPTAGRGSAAATSRAAADPRQRMAGGGSSAPTSARETSSASRSGAGHRAEPADGDFAGRPRVSSGQAGRLASPEYAPVRLSGDDGPPLTEEELATAHAQTVDLGGYVAAATVVAGASGGAETSPPATGEDETYTNNVRVTGARPAARPNARPSTSRPGRVQVNPPGTHGGLTAPPAAAVPSSRPRPSRPRTRAPGLHRRAGRRRAGGGRPRGGRRRGPRPAPRRRQLTLPTAPATWRGAQSRAPRRLTPRGARLR, from the coding sequence ATGAGCGCACTGATCTGGCTCGCGATCGTCGGCGTCTGGGGTTTCGTCCTCATCCCGATGTGGCTGCGGCATCATGACGGCGCGCTCGAGCAGCGTTCCGCCGACCGCTTCTCCACCGCGATGCGTGTCCTTTCCCGCCGGGGCGGGCGCGCTCAGCCCGCGCCGGCCACCGTGCGCGGAGTCATCGATGTCGACGTCGATGTTGATGTCCATGTGGACGTGGACGATCTGGACCGTGTGGACCGTGTGGACCGCGTGGACCTTTCCGGGCAGCCTGAGACCGAGGGCGTGGACGAGGCGGCGGACGCGGACGACGAGATGATCGGGACGGCGCCCGAGAGCGCGCCGGTGTCCCGGTTGAGTGGGCCGCGCCTCGACACCGGGCCGGCCGCCCAGGCCCGCTCGGCGCGCCTCGCCGCGACCAGCGGCACCGCGTCGGGATCGGGCCGGCTGACTGGCCAGGGCCGCCACCCCGGCGGGCAGGCAACGCCGCCTCGCGCGGGCACTCCCGCGGCGGACGGCGTCGCCCTGGGCGACGGCGAGCCGGACGAGACCGCGCACACGGTGGCCGTGGGGCCGACGCGGCCGGTGCCACCGGCGCGGATAGCCGACCCACGGCGTCGCGCGCTGCTGCGGCTGCGTCGTCAGCGGCTCCTGGTTCTGCTGGCCGCCGTGCCCATCACGATCGGGCTCGCCGCCGGTCTCGCCGGCATGTGGATCGTCGTGCAGCTGCTCGTCGACGTCGGGCTCACGGTCTACCTCGCGCATCTTCGGCGCTCCACCCGGGCCGAGCGGCGACTCGCGGCGTCCCGCGCCGCCCGCGACCGCCGGATCGCCACGGAGCGGGCCGCGCGCCGCGCGAGCCGGCAGACGGGGGCGCCACCCGTGTCGGCGGGCCGGCCCACGGCCGGGCGTGGCTCGGCCGCCGCCACCAGCAGGGCCGCCGCCGATCCGCGTCAGCGCATGGCCGGAGGAGGCTCGTCGGCGCCCACCTCCGCCCGGGAGACTTCCTCGGCGTCGCGCTCGGGGGCGGGCCACCGCGCCGAGCCCGCCGACGGCGACTTCGCCGGGCGGCCCCGCGTCTCCAGCGGCCAGGCCGGCCGGCTGGCCTCGCCGGAGTACGCCCCCGTCCGGCTGTCCGGAGACGACGGGCCGCCGCTGACCGAGGAGGAGCTGGCGACCGCGCACGCGCAGACCGTCGACCTCGGCGGCTATGTCGCGGCCGCGACCGTGGTCGCGGGGGCGTCCGGCGGGGCCGAAACGAGCCCACCGGCCACCGGCGAGGATGAGACGTACACCAACAACGTGCGGGTGACGGGCGCGCGCCCGGCCGCGCGCCCCAATGCCCGCCCGTCGACCTCACGGCCCGGGCGGGTGCAGGTGAACCCGCCCGGGACCCACGGCGGCCTCACCGCCCCGCCGGCGGCGGCGGTACCGTCGTCGCGCCCCCGGCCGTCACGTCCGCGAACGCGGGCGCCCGGGCTCCACCGGCGCGCCGGCCGTCGGCGAGCCGGCGGTGGCCGGCCGCGAGGAGGGCGGCGCCGCGGTCCACGTCCTGCGCCCCGCCGTCGGCAGCTGACCCTCCCCACAGCCCCCGCCACGTGGCGGGGGGCGCAGTCCCGTGCCCCGCGCCGCCTCACGCCGCGTGGCGCGCGTCTCAGATAG